In Magnolia sinica isolate HGM2019 chromosome 12, MsV1, whole genome shotgun sequence, a single genomic region encodes these proteins:
- the LOC131220831 gene encoding uncharacterized protein LOC131220831, whose protein sequence is MEGHDASKYTMGVAGAPPLVGESADMKLDQKMMSEALVIVIVIAAIGIVTGLPVGLPHHEFFSIAYAVANFATFTLGMGLLVLFIVFPQVPVSVLMAKKLDCVAAGLGRLSLSLKSKFITVRVAGAPPLVGESADMKLAQKMMSEMLVIVIVVAAVGIVTGLPVGLPYHEFLSIAYAAANFAIFTLGMGLLVLFILFPQVPLSVFVAKKLVGVAAGLDHLSLSLKSKFITMRAAGAPALVGEAQKGMFMVPFLVIMAAAIGIVSDLPVGLPHHEILSIAYAVANFITFTLGMAFLFHYILFPQVPLSFIVAARALPWDGELADVKPVQKRMFKVSFLAITIASIVIVADLPVNLPHHELLSIVYTLAIFATFAFGVALLMLSILFPPLPISVVAAKKLIWVALGLVYLSLGLGMAIHAISLGLPC, encoded by the coding sequence ATGGAGGGTCATGATGCAAGCAAGTACACCATGGGGGTTGCTGGGGCCCCTCCATTGGTTGGAGAATCTGCAGACATGAAGCTGGACCAGAAGATGATGTCTGAGGCGTTGGTGATTGTTATCGTGATCGCTGCCATTGGGATTGTCACAGGTCTCCCCGTCGGCCTCCCTCACCATGAATTCTTCTCCATTGCCTATGCTGTGGCGAATTTCGCCACTTTCACATTGGGGATGGGACTTCTTGTGCTCTTCATCGTATTTCCGCAGGTGCCTGTATCAGTCCTCATGGCAAAGAAGCTGGATTGTGTAGCTGCTGGACTGGGTCGTCTTTCACTCAGCCTTAAGAGCAAGTTCATCACAGTGAGGGTTGCAGGGGCCCCTCCATTGGTTGGAGAATCAGCAGACATGAAGCTGGCCCAGAAGATGATGTCTGAGATGTTGGTAATTGTTATTGTGGTTGCTGCGGTTGGGATTGTCACAGGTCTCCCTGTTGGCCTCCCTTACCATGAATTCCTCTCCATTGCTTATGCTGCGGCGAATTTCGCCATTTTCACATTGGGGATGGGACTTCTTGTGCTCTTCATCCTATTTCCTCAGGTGCCTTTATCAGTCTTTGTAGCAAAGAAGTTAGTTGGTGTGGCTGCTGGACTGGATCACCTTTCACTCAGCCTTAAGAGCAAGTTCATCACCATGAGGGCTGCTGGGGCCCCTGCATTGGTTGGAGAGGCCCAGAAGGGGATGTTCATGGTGCCGTTCCTTGTTATTATGGCTGCTGCCATTGGGATTGTTTCAGATCTCCCTGTTGGCCTCCCTCACCATGAAATCCTCTCCATTGCTTATGCTGTAGCCAATTTCATCACTTTCACATTGGGGATGGCCTTTCTTTTCCACTACATTCTATTTCCACAGGTGCCCCTATCATTCATTGTGGCTGCTAGGGCCCTTCCATGGGATGGAGAATTAGCAGATGTGAAGCCGGTCCAGAAGAGGATGTTCAAGGTCTCTTTCCTTGCTATTACCATTGCTTCCATTGTGATTGTTGCAGATCTCCCTGTCAACCTCCCTCACCACGAACTCCTCTCGATTGTCTACACTTTAGCCATTTTTGCCACTTTCGCATTCGGCGTGGCACTTCTTATGCTCTCCATCCTATTTCCGCCATTGCCCATATCGGTTGTTGCGGCAAAGAAGCTGATTTGGGTTGCTCTTGGACTGGTTTACCTTTCGCTTGGCCTTGGAATGGCTATCCATGCCATTTCACTCGGCCTCCCTTGTTAG